Proteins co-encoded in one Burkholderia ambifaria AMMD genomic window:
- a CDS encoding helix-turn-helix transcriptional regulator gives MPVKNTATLPSPTALLLDGLSRWESLRSSIQLSRETVRQREREGRFPPSIRLTQRRTVRSNREIHRYLADPLNYRVVDFANEVTEYV, from the coding sequence ATGCCCGTAAAGAACACCGCCACACTGCCTAGCCCGACCGCACTGCTGCTTGACGGTCTTTCTCGCTGGGAAAGTCTTCGTTCGTCCATCCAGTTGTCCCGTGAAACTGTCCGTCAGCGCGAGCGTGAGGGGCGGTTTCCGCCATCGATTCGCCTTACTCAGCGCCGCACCGTCCGGAGCAATCGCGAAATCCATCGCTATCTTGCTGATCCGCTGAACTATCGCGTAGTCGACTTTGCGAATGAAGTGACGGAGTACGTGTGA